Within Vicia villosa cultivar HV-30 ecotype Madison, WI linkage group LG1, Vvil1.0, whole genome shotgun sequence, the genomic segment GCACATTGAATTAAGTTATTTatcaaaccaaaaagaaaaaatcatCACAGGTTAGATTATGCATACCAGTTATATTACTATGCCTTGGAACATCAACTAAAAGAGCAGGACCTGCGAAAAAATTcatcacataatcaaaacaagcTTAATAAACCCTAACCAATAAAACAaaacaagtaaaaaaaaaatcaagaaccGAAAAGAAGATGAAACCATTGAGAACGTGCAAGTCGAGTGAATCAACATCAAATCTAGCATCGAAGTAGTGATCATAAACATGGCCAGGAGCGTCAACATGAGTACCGGTATGAGCGGGAAGTTTCATCTCCGATTGGTTAGCGATGGAACCGTTCTTCATGCTCTTTGGAAGCCACAGGAATTGACCGATGCCGTTTTTAGATTCGAACTCCGGCATGTCCGGGTGATACCTGTGAGTGATATCGAAGATTCTGCCGTTGTCGTAAAGTTCGCGGCGAGGAGGGATGAGGTCATCATCGCCGATTACGGTTGATGTGAAAATTGCCGCCACTATGGCTAACGCAACCGCTTGGTAGTTCATTTTGGGTTTCTTTGTTGGTTTTGGTGGTGTGAGCACTGTGTTcactgatttttatttatttaattaattgcgaAATAAAATAGCAACAGTCCTTTTTTTTACTTCAAGATAAATTGGGTCCACAATGTCCCACTGAGATTACCCCTACCTTTTCTTCCAACAATGTTGGGAAAATGTGGCTAACTCTCTTTTTTACTATGCAAATCATGTTTAGATTAATCATTCTCTTACTTCTATGGTCAATATTAAACATAATGTTATGATTCCTAAAATAGATAAacttgagtttatttctcattatAGACCTATATCACTATGCAATGtgttttataaaattatactATAAAAGTTGGTGTGGACTGTAAGcctctttttttttaatgatagcATTTTCTTGTATCAATCTAGTCTTGTTTTAGGGGCGTAGTATTAATCATAATAGTATTGTGGCTTAGAAAATGGTTCATTCAAGATTGACAAGTAATTCATCAAAGGTAAACTAGATAGTAGATTGATAATTAcaatctatatttttatttattttttaaatagatgGGTTAACAAAAGATTTACTAACAGAAAAATTCAACCAATTTATTTGCTAATTTGAAAGGATTGATATTGATATATACAATAGTGGGGGagtgttttaaatataaaatgtaaataaTATTTTGTAATATTAGTCTGAATCAAaacttattaaatttatttttctctcaatttagtattattattagagAAAATGGatggtgcactgacagtgtaaattatttttacactgtcaaccaatgacgaCCATGTAAAGCGC encodes:
- the LOC131643316 gene encoding cyclase-like protein 2, with the translated sequence MNYQAVALAIVAAIFTSTVIGDDDLIPPRRELYDNGRIFDITHRYHPDMPEFESKNGIGQFLWLPKSMKNGSIANQSEMKLPAHTGTHVDAPGHVYDHYFDARFDVDSLDLHVLNGPALLVDVPRHSNITAEVMKSLKIPRGVKRVLFRTLNTDRQLMFQKEFDSNYVGFTVDGAKWLVENTDIKLVGIDYLSVASYDYLIPSHLVFLKDREIILVESLKLDDVPAGLYSVHCLPLRLAGAEGSPIRCILIKY